From a single Patescibacteria group bacterium genomic region:
- the rplW gene encoding 50S ribosomal protein L23: MDREEIIIRPIISEKSLNQAGKSCYTFEVVLEASKPEIKQAVEKAFKVKVLKVKTARVKGKTRRVGKKLKTQKTSAWKKAFIWLPTDQKIDLFEVQGTEDLPKPEVKDKKEVKK; the protein is encoded by the coding sequence ATGGATAGAGAAGAAATTATAATCAGACCGATTATTTCAGAAAAATCCTTAAATCAAGCTGGCAAAAGTTGCTATACTTTTGAAGTCGTTTTAGAGGCTTCTAAACCAGAGATCAAACAAGCGGTTGAGAAAGCTTTTAAGGTGAAAGTTTTAAAAGTTAAAACCGCCAGAGTTAAGGGTAAAACAAGGCGTGTCGGTAAAAAATTAAAGACCCAAAAAACCAGTGCTTGGAAAAAAGCCTTTATTTGGCTGCCGACCGATCAAAAAATTGATTTATTTGAGGTTCAGGGGACTGAAGATTTGCCTAAACCAGAAGTTAAAGATAAAAAAGAGGTTAAGAAATGA
- the rplD gene encoding 50S ribosomal protein L4 produces MITKTKKAVKKVTVTKAEKALGLSKIGPEASVFDLNGRVTGKINLLKEIFAAKVNDKLLAQAVRVYLANQRQGTASTKTRGEVAGSTRKIYRQKGTGRARHGSLKAPIYVGGGIVFGPKPRDYSLKLPKQMKREALFSALSSKFAKGELLIIAGFEKLEAKTKELAKTLKNLNLEFKNGKLNQKILLVSQPQTNLLRASRNLKNLKTLPTDLLNAYLVLTCDKVILTKEAVSKIEEIWIEKKL; encoded by the coding sequence ATGATTACCAAAACCAAAAAAGCCGTCAAAAAAGTTACCGTGACCAAAGCTGAAAAAGCTTTGGGTTTGTCGAAAATTGGTCCGGAAGCTTCGGTTTTTGACCTGAACGGCCGCGTTACCGGGAAAATAAACTTATTAAAAGAGATTTTTGCCGCCAAAGTTAATGACAAACTTTTAGCTCAGGCGGTAAGAGTTTATTTAGCCAACCAAAGGCAAGGGACGGCCTCAACAAAAACCAGGGGTGAAGTTGCCGGTTCGACCAGGAAAATCTATCGGCAAAAAGGGACCGGTCGGGCTCGCCATGGTTCTTTAAAGGCGCCGATTTATGTCGGCGGCGGCATCGTTTTTGGCCCTAAACCAAGAGATTATTCTTTAAAATTGCCGAAACAAATGAAGAGAGAAGCCCTTTTTTCGGCCTTATCATCGAAATTTGCTAAAGGTGAGCTTTTAATCATTGCGGGTTTTGAAAAATTGGAAGCCAAAACCAAGGAACTGGCAAAAACTCTTAAGAACTTAAACTTAGAATTTAAAAACGGTAAACTTAACCAAAAAATTCTTCTTGTTAGTCAGCCCCAAACTAATCTTCTTCGCGCCAGCCGCAATCTTAAAAATTTAAAAACTTTACCGACCGATCTTTTAAATGCCTATTTAGTTTTGACCTGCGATAAAGTCATTTTAACCAAAGAAGCGGTTTCTAAAATTGAGGAAATATGGATAGAGAAGAAATTATAA
- the rplC gene encoding 50S ribosomal protein L3: MTTKIIGRKLTQTQNFTEDGKRIPVTLIAVDNQEKLDEILQIGDKVKVTGLSKGKGFAGVVKRWRFAGGPRTHGQSDRERAPGSIGQTTTPGRVYKGKRMAGRMGKDRITVRGLKIVAIDNEQKILTIKGLIPGNKKGKVTIVKL; encoded by the coding sequence ATGACGACAAAAATTATTGGTAGAAAATTAACACAAACGCAAAATTTTACCGAGGATGGGAAAAGAATTCCCGTGACCTTAATTGCGGTTGACAATCAAGAAAAACTTGATGAAATTTTGCAAATCGGTGACAAGGTCAAGGTTACCGGTCTTTCGAAAGGAAAAGGCTTCGCCGGTGTCGTTAAAAGATGGCGATTTGCCGGAGGTCCGAGAACGCACGGACAATCCGATCGGGAACGGGCACCGGGGTCCATCGGCCAAACAACTACGCCGGGCAGAGTTTACAAGGGGAAAAGAATGGCCGGCCGAATGGGCAAAGACAGAATTACCGTCAGGGGTTTAAAAATTGTCGCCATTGATAATGAACAAAAAATCTTAACTATTAAAGGGTTAATTCCGGGGAACAAAAAAGGGAAAGTCACGATTGTAAAATTATGA
- a CDS encoding LCP family protein, producing the protein MKNKYLWLFTIIFLISLISALTCFLAQKNRPIVSPLSSRPTTNLLSLNPFSSPVPEGEYNVLLLGQGDVGHPGGSLTDSMNLLHLNTVKKTVGLIFIPRDLWANSADNSDKMKINEAYAKSGLKGVEKIVSMITGLPVRYALIIDFNGFTQVVDLLGGLDLQVQKTFDDYFYPVKGKELEICEKTPEEVASLSAKLSGFELEKQFPCRFEHLHFDKGLVHVDGQTALKFSRSRHSAQDGTDFARGRRQQVILIGIKDKLLSLEALKSVDKWFGKFIKLLKTDLDLETAKAVAGLIIDPNEYQINQILPSEENVLKTGKGTGGQFILMPKAGENDWSKFQEFIKKEL; encoded by the coding sequence GTGAAGAACAAATATCTTTGGCTTTTTACGATCATTTTCCTTATTTCCCTTATTTCTGCTTTGACTTGTTTTCTCGCTCAAAAAAACCGTCCGATAGTCAGCCCCCTGTCATCAAGGCCAACTACTAATCTTCTTTCTCTCAATCCTTTTTCCTCTCCGGTTCCCGAAGGGGAATACAATGTTTTGCTTTTGGGACAAGGAGATGTCGGTCATCCCGGCGGGAGTCTCACCGACTCGATGAATCTCCTTCATTTAAATACCGTTAAAAAAACGGTCGGGCTTATTTTTATCCCCCGCGATCTTTGGGCAAATTCAGCTGATAATTCAGACAAAATGAAAATTAATGAGGCTTATGCCAAAAGCGGTCTTAAAGGCGTTGAAAAGATCGTCAGTATGATTACGGGCTTGCCTGTTCGCTACGCTCTTATTATTGACTTTAACGGCTTTACCCAAGTGGTTGATTTACTCGGCGGCCTCGATCTTCAGGTTCAAAAGACTTTTGATGATTATTTCTATCCTGTTAAAGGCAAAGAACTTGAGATTTGTGAAAAAACCCCGGAAGAAGTCGCCAGTCTTTCGGCCAAGCTTTCCGGTTTCGAACTGGAAAAACAATTTCCCTGCCGTTTTGAACATCTTCATTTTGACAAGGGACTTGTTCACGTTGACGGCCAAACCGCTCTTAAATTTAGCCGTTCGCGCCATTCGGCTCAAGACGGAACGGATTTTGCCAGAGGGAGAAGACAGCAGGTGATTTTAATCGGCATTAAAGATAAGCTTCTTTCTCTTGAGGCTTTAAAAAGCGTTGACAAATGGTTTGGCAAATTCATTAAACTTTTAAAAACCGATCTGGATTTAGAAACCGCCAAAGCGGTGGCGGGTTTAATTATTGATCCAAACGAATATCAAATTAACCAGATTCTCCCTTCGGAAGAAAACGTTTTAAAAACAGGCAAAGGAACGGGTGGTCAATTTATTCTGATGCCCAAAGCGGGCGAGAATGATTGGAGTAAGTTTCAGGAGTTTATTAAAAAAGAATTATAG
- a CDS encoding nucleotide pyrophosphohydrolase, whose protein sequence is MSDIKKLTEEVVKFRNERKWQQFHKPKDMAISLALEAAEVLEHFQWKTEEEVEQYLKNHREHIADELSDVLWWVLLMSHDLEIDIYEAFLRKKKKNEEKYPIEKSRGTHQKYTEL, encoded by the coding sequence ATGTCTGATATTAAAAAATTAACCGAAGAAGTTGTCAAATTTAGAAATGAAAGGAAGTGGCAACAATTCCATAAACCTAAGGATATGGCGATTTCTTTAGCTTTGGAGGCGGCTGAAGTTTTAGAACATTTTCAGTGGAAGACAGAAGAAGAAGTCGAACAATATTTAAAAAACCACCGGGAGCACATTGCGGATGAGCTGTCTGATGTTTTATGGTGGGTGCTTTTAATGAGCCACGATTTAGAAATTGATATTTATGAGGCTTTTTTGAGAAAAAAGAAAAAAAACGAAGAAAAATACCCCATTGAAAAATCCCGCGGCACTCACCAAAAATACACGGAACTTTAA
- the rpsJ gene encoding 30S ribosomal protein S10, which yields MPKGRIRVRLKAYDSRVIDGCCQQILDTAIRTGAKVVGPIPLPSDKQHFSVNKSPFTDKDSREDFMIRTHKRLIDILEPTDKTIDQLAHLDLPAGVDIEIKM from the coding sequence ATGCCTAAAGGCAGAATTAGAGTACGTTTAAAAGCCTATGACAGCCGGGTAATCGACGGTTGTTGTCAGCAAATTTTAGATACGGCCATCAGGACCGGAGCTAAGGTCGTGGGGCCAATTCCCTTGCCTTCAGACAAACAGCATTTTTCCGTTAACAAGTCTCCTTTTACCGACAAAGACAGTCGTGAAGATTTTATGATCAGAACGCACAAGAGGCTGATTGATATTTTAGAGCCGACCGATAAAACGATTGATCAATTAGCCCATCTTGATCTTCCGGCCGGGGTGGATATCGAAATCAAAATGTAA
- the tuf gene encoding elongation factor Tu — protein MPEESKKKYERTKPHLNIGTIGHVDHGKTTLTAAITQVLAKKGFSKALKYDEIDNAPEEKARGLTIAISHVEYETEKRHYAHIDCPGHADYVKNMITGAAQMDGAILVVSAPDGPMPQTREHVLLARQVNIPAIVVFLNKCDMVSDPELLDLVEMEVRELLTKYQFPGDKVPIIRGSAAKALEGDPKAEEQIVELMKAVDENIPTPVRDLDKPFMMAVEDVFSIKGRGTVVTGRVDRGKVKVNEEIEIVGIRPTKKTVVTGVEMFRKVLDEGQAGDNIGLLLRGIEKDDVERGQVLAKPGSITPHTEFEAEVYVLTKEEGGRHTPFFTGYRPQFYLRTTDVTGEATLPKGVEMVMPGDNIKMTVKLIVPVALEEGLRFAIREGGHTVGAGAVSKIIA, from the coding sequence ATGCCAGAAGAATCAAAGAAAAAGTATGAGCGCACAAAGCCTCATCTTAACATCGGAACGATTGGTCATGTTGACCATGGAAAAACAACTTTAACCGCCGCGATTACCCAAGTTTTGGCGAAGAAAGGTTTTTCTAAAGCTTTAAAATACGACGAAATTGATAACGCTCCGGAAGAAAAAGCCAGGGGCTTGACGATTGCGATTTCTCATGTTGAGTATGAAACCGAAAAGCGTCATTATGCCCATATTGACTGTCCGGGTCATGCTGACTATGTTAAAAACATGATCACGGGCGCGGCGCAAATGGACGGAGCGATTTTGGTTGTTTCGGCTCCAGACGGACCAATGCCGCAAACCAGGGAACATGTGCTTTTGGCCAGGCAGGTTAATATTCCGGCGATTGTCGTTTTCTTGAATAAATGTGACATGGTTTCTGACCCCGAACTTTTAGATTTGGTCGAAATGGAAGTTAGAGAACTTTTGACCAAATATCAGTTTCCGGGAGATAAAGTTCCCATTATCCGTGGTTCAGCGGCCAAGGCTCTTGAAGGAGATCCAAAAGCTGAAGAGCAGATTGTGGAACTCATGAAAGCCGTTGATGAGAATATTCCGACACCGGTTCGAGATTTAGATAAGCCCTTTATGATGGCCGTTGAAGATGTTTTCTCGATCAAAGGTCGAGGCACGGTGGTGACCGGCCGGGTCGATCGGGGGAAAGTCAAGGTTAATGAGGAAATTGAGATCGTCGGGATAAGACCCACGAAAAAAACAGTCGTTACCGGCGTCGAAATGTTTCGGAAAGTCCTTGATGAAGGCCAAGCCGGAGATAATATTGGCTTACTTCTTCGAGGCATTGAAAAGGACGATGTGGAGCGCGGTCAAGTTTTAGCCAAACCAGGTTCCATTACGCCCCACACTGAATTCGAGGCAGAAGTTTACGTCTTAACGAAAGAAGAGGGAGGTCGACACACCCCGTTTTTTACCGGTTACAGACCTCAATTTTATCTTAGAACGACAGATGTGACTGGCGAAGCAACTTTACCTAAAGGGGTCGAAATGGTAATGCCGGGAGATAATATTAAGATGACGGTTAAATTAATCGTCCCGGTAGCTCTGGAAGAAGGTTTACGCTTTGCTATCCGCGAAGGCGGTCACACTGTGGGTGCCGGAGCTGTTTCGAAAATCATCGCCTAA
- the fusA gene encoding elongation factor G has translation MAQQTPGLVITKKRILPLDKVRNIGIIAHIDAGKTTTTERILFYTGRTYKIGDIDEGTTVMDWMVQEKERGITITSAATTAFWPPLEKAESPENQYRINIIDTPGHVDFTAEVERSLRVLDGGVVVLDAEEGVQSQSETVWHQADKYKVPRVCFVNKMDKVGADYRRTIKMIEDRLGVKTAIMALPIGREQTFKGMIDLLTQQTYVWGSDELGAKYDVSSEIPGDLKEEVIKSRHELIEKICETDDFLLEKYLNGQEPTLAELKQALRRATIAYKLVPIYCGSSLRNKGVQPLLDAVVDYLPSPLDLPEVTGFNPQTEASEKRPADKNAALAALAFKIQVDPHVGKLTYTRIYSGTIKSGSYIQNSSKDSQERVGRLLLMHADHREEIAEAYAGEIVAVVGLKDTTTGDTLCDVTHPIVLEKITFPEPVISLAIEPKTKSDQEKMGYALQRLAEEDPTFKIKSNFETGQTTIWGMGELHLEILVDRMLREFKVGANVGAPQVAYKETVKAPAQAEGKYIRQSGGRGQYGHCYLKIEPKARGEGYEFVNAIKGGAIPNEFIPAVQKGVKEAMDNGVIAGYPLVDMKVTLYDGTYHEVDSSEVAFKIAGSMALQSAVKQASPTMLEPIMKVEITTPEEFMGDIIGDVSSKRGQILGTESRGPVRIITCLMPLAELAGYATTLRSMSQGRANYYMEPSHYEEVPKNIQEKIIAKQS, from the coding sequence ATGGCGCAACAAACACCAGGACTAGTTATCACCAAAAAAAGAATCTTACCCTTAGATAAGGTTCGTAATATCGGTATTATTGCCCATATTGATGCCGGGAAAACGACGACAACCGAGCGGATTCTTTTTTATACCGGTCGAACTTACAAGATCGGTGATATTGATGAGGGAACAACGGTTATGGATTGGATGGTGCAAGAGAAGGAAAGAGGGATTACCATCACTTCGGCGGCGACGACGGCTTTTTGGCCACCCTTAGAGAAAGCGGAAAGCCCGGAGAACCAATACAGAATCAATATTATTGACACTCCCGGTCATGTTGACTTTACCGCCGAGGTTGAAAGATCTTTACGGGTTTTGGATGGCGGGGTGGTGGTCTTAGATGCCGAAGAAGGCGTTCAAAGTCAGTCAGAAACAGTCTGGCATCAGGCTGATAAGTATAAGGTTCCCCGTGTTTGTTTTGTTAATAAAATGGATAAAGTCGGAGCTGACTATCGACGGACAATTAAAATGATTGAAGACCGCCTGGGTGTTAAGACAGCCATTATGGCTTTACCCATAGGCAGAGAGCAAACCTTTAAGGGCATGATTGATCTTTTAACTCAACAAACATATGTTTGGGGGTCTGATGAACTGGGAGCCAAATATGATGTTTCCTCGGAAATTCCTGGGGATTTAAAAGAAGAAGTCATCAAAAGCCGACACGAATTAATTGAAAAAATCTGTGAAACCGATGATTTCCTCTTGGAAAAATATTTAAACGGGCAAGAACCGACCTTGGCAGAATTAAAACAAGCCTTGCGCAGAGCCACGATTGCTTATAAATTAGTGCCTATTTATTGCGGTTCGTCTTTAAGAAACAAAGGAGTTCAGCCGCTTTTGGATGCGGTGGTTGATTATTTGCCTTCACCTTTAGATTTGCCGGAGGTGACTGGTTTTAATCCCCAAACCGAAGCTTCGGAAAAACGGCCAGCTGACAAAAATGCTGCCTTGGCCGCTTTGGCCTTTAAAATTCAAGTTGATCCGCACGTGGGTAAATTAACCTACACGAGGATTTATTCGGGGACCATTAAATCCGGTTCTTATATTCAGAATTCTTCAAAAGACAGTCAAGAAAGAGTCGGCCGCTTGCTTTTAATGCACGCTGACCATCGGGAAGAAATTGCTGAAGCCTACGCCGGAGAAATTGTGGCCGTCGTGGGTTTAAAAGACACCACGACCGGCGACACTTTATGTGACGTTACTCACCCGATTGTTTTAGAAAAAATTACTTTTCCCGAACCTGTGATTTCTTTGGCGATCGAACCCAAAACCAAATCCGATCAGGAAAAAATGGGCTATGCCCTGCAAAGATTGGCCGAAGAAGATCCGACTTTTAAAATTAAAAGTAATTTTGAAACCGGACAGACAACGATTTGGGGCATGGGTGAACTCCATTTAGAGATTTTAGTTGACCGAATGCTTCGGGAATTTAAAGTTGGAGCCAATGTCGGCGCGCCGCAAGTTGCTTATAAGGAAACCGTTAAGGCGCCGGCTCAGGCTGAAGGGAAATATATCCGTCAGTCAGGTGGCCGTGGCCAATACGGTCACTGTTATCTCAAGATTGAACCCAAGGCCAGAGGTGAAGGTTACGAATTTGTGAATGCGATTAAAGGCGGAGCGATTCCTAACGAATTTATTCCGGCGGTTCAAAAAGGGGTTAAAGAAGCCATGGATAATGGGGTTATTGCCGGTTATCCTTTGGTTGATATGAAAGTGACTCTTTACGATGGAACCTATCATGAAGTTGATTCTTCCGAAGTTGCCTTTAAAATTGCCGGTTCCATGGCCTTACAATCGGCGGTGAAACAAGCCAGTCCGACCATGCTGGAACCCATTATGAAGGTGGAAATTACCACGCCTGAGGAATTTATGGGAGATATTATCGGCGATGTTTCCTCAAAACGGGGACAGATCTTGGGGACCGAATCACGGGGACCGGTTAGAATTATTACTTGTCTTATGCCTTTAGCGGAATTAGCCGGCTACGCCACGACTTTACGGAGCATGAGCCAGGGAAGGGCTAATTATTATATGGAACCGTCCCATTACGAAGAAGTGCCGAAAAATATCCAAGAGAAGATTATTGCTAAGCAGAGTTAG
- a CDS encoding HAD-IC family P-type ATPase, with the protein MIKEWASRGLKIIGLAYKEKENLKETKDFSWPGLVGIEDPLREGVKEAIETARQAGIKIKIVTGDYQITAVRIANNLGLNFTDRQIMEGSELETISDENLKERINEIVLFTRTTPHQKLKIIKALQEKGEIVAMTGDGVNDAPALKKADIGVVVGSGSDVAKEAGDLILLDNNFKTIVVACEEGRLIFSNLKKVIGYALSNSFAEIILIFGAIISNLPTPLTVVQILWIHLICDGPPDILLSFEPKENGLMQESPRMLRRENILSQTMKFLILAVSLSAGLAALFLFYFYLKSQKDLVLARTMAFTTLSLVDIVYIFAFKNSKKIIFQTENFFANKLLFLGLAYGLILIFAAIYFPVFNRLLGTMPLRLFEWFLIFAAVLMVTFLIEMIKLMTTRKAK; encoded by the coding sequence TTGATTAAGGAATGGGCTAGCCGAGGACTTAAAATTATTGGTTTGGCTTATAAAGAAAAAGAGAACCTTAAGGAAACCAAAGATTTCTCCTGGCCTGGTTTAGTGGGTATCGAAGATCCTCTTAGAGAAGGGGTCAAAGAAGCCATCGAAACGGCCCGACAAGCTGGGATTAAAATTAAAATTGTTACGGGTGATTATCAAATCACCGCCGTAAGAATAGCCAACAATTTAGGTTTAAATTTCACTGACAGACAAATTATGGAAGGGAGTGAACTGGAAACGATTTCTGACGAAAACTTAAAAGAGCGAATTAACGAAATTGTTCTTTTCACCCGCACCACGCCACACCAGAAATTAAAAATTATTAAAGCCCTGCAGGAGAAAGGAGAGATTGTGGCCATGACGGGCGACGGTGTGAATGATGCTCCGGCTTTGAAAAAAGCCGATATTGGGGTGGTCGTCGGGAGCGGCTCTGATGTCGCTAAGGAGGCCGGTGATCTTATTCTTTTGGATAATAATTTCAAAACCATCGTCGTTGCCTGTGAAGAGGGGAGATTAATTTTCAGTAATCTCAAGAAAGTAATTGGTTATGCGCTTTCCAATTCTTTTGCGGAAATTATCTTGATTTTCGGGGCGATCATTAGTAATTTACCAACACCTTTAACCGTCGTGCAGATTTTATGGATTCATCTTATCTGCGATGGGCCACCGGATATTCTTTTGAGTTTTGAACCCAAGGAAAATGGTTTAATGCAGGAAAGTCCAAGGATGTTACGAAGAGAAAATATTCTCTCTCAAACGATGAAATTTCTTATATTAGCCGTCAGTCTTAGCGCTGGCCTGGCTGCTTTGTTTCTTTTTTATTTTTATCTGAAGAGCCAAAAAGATTTAGTTTTGGCCAGAACCATGGCTTTTACCACTCTTTCGCTGGTTGATATTGTTTATATCTTTGCCTTTAAAAACAGCAAAAAGATTATTTTTCAAACCGAAAACTTTTTTGCCAACAAACTTCTTTTTCTTGGTTTGGCCTATGGATTGATTCTTATTTTTGCCGCTATCTACTTTCCGGTTTTCAATCGTCTTTTGGGAACGATGCCTTTGCGCCTTTTTGAGTGGTTCTTGATTTTTGCTGCCGTTTTAATGGTTACTTTCCTTATTGAAATGATTAAACTTATGACCACACGAAAAGCTAAATAA
- a CDS encoding HAD-IC family P-type ATPase — translation MLTGLAEEETRSLQEKYGENSLPLEEGTPPLIILLRQFKSPLIAILFLIGFFSAIFGEFFDVILILAVAFLNVLMSFFQEYNAQKTLLTLRQILKPIVVVMRGGLRKRIEAKSLVPGDLVILGAGDKVPADGKLIEGGNLLVNEAILTGEEEAVSKSTKEKENDLFMGTIIIFGQGIMRVSVIGQETQVGKIGQSLAEIEEEPTPLQIKLKIFIRSLAKFVFVVCLAIFLIGLLSGQDFWQMLKTSIVLSLAAIPEGIPMGDHGYFGFRDETGFEKKRVG, via the coding sequence ATGCTTACCGGTTTGGCTGAAGAAGAAACACGTTCTTTACAGGAAAAATATGGAGAGAACAGCTTGCCTTTGGAAGAAGGAACCCCTCCTTTAATTATTTTATTAAGACAATTTAAAAGCCCCTTAATCGCTATCCTTTTTTTAATCGGCTTTTTTTCCGCCATTTTTGGTGAATTTTTTGACGTGATTTTAATTTTAGCCGTCGCTTTCTTAAATGTATTAATGAGTTTCTTCCAGGAATATAACGCTCAAAAAACACTACTAACCCTTAGGCAAATCTTAAAACCGATAGTCGTCGTTATGAGGGGTGGTTTACGAAAAAGAATTGAAGCCAAAAGTTTGGTTCCTGGTGATTTAGTTATTTTGGGAGCCGGTGATAAGGTTCCGGCCGACGGTAAATTAATCGAAGGAGGTAATTTACTGGTTAATGAGGCGATTTTAACCGGTGAAGAAGAAGCCGTAAGTAAATCTACTAAGGAGAAAGAGAACGATCTTTTTATGGGGACGATCATTATTTTTGGTCAAGGCATTATGCGAGTTTCTGTCATCGGTCAAGAAACCCAGGTTGGAAAAATCGGTCAAAGCTTAGCCGAAATTGAAGAAGAGCCAACCCCATTACAAATTAAGCTAAAAATATTTATAAGGTCTTTAGCTAAATTTGTCTTTGTTGTTTGTTTGGCCATTTTCTTGATTGGTCTTTTGTCGGGACAAGATTTTTGGCAGATGCTGAAAACCTCAATCGTCCTTTCTTTGGCCGCGATTCCCGAAGGTATCCCCATGGGCGATCACGGTTATTTTGGTTTTAGGGATGAGACGGGTTTTGAAAAGAAACGGGTTGGTTAA
- the rpsG gene encoding 30S ribosomal protein S7 — protein MRSGPAKKRKIEADPIYGSVLVTRFINKVMKAGKKAVAQKLLYEALKNIKEKGQDPLPTLERAVNMISPRMEVRPRRVGGASYQVPSEVRGDRKISLAIRWIIGAAQNRPSKEYKSFDQKLAAEILDASSGLGEAAKKRDQMQKMAEANKAFAHFRW, from the coding sequence ATGAGAAGTGGTCCAGCCAAAAAGCGAAAAATTGAAGCCGATCCGATTTACGGATCAGTTTTAGTGACCCGTTTTATTAATAAAGTAATGAAGGCGGGTAAAAAGGCTGTGGCGCAAAAACTGCTTTATGAGGCTTTGAAAAATATTAAAGAAAAAGGTCAGGATCCGCTGCCAACTTTGGAGCGGGCCGTTAACATGATTTCTCCCAGAATGGAAGTTCGGCCAAGACGAGTCGGTGGTGCTTCATATCAGGTGCCCAGCGAAGTCAGGGGTGACCGTAAAATCTCGTTGGCTATTCGTTGGATTATCGGTGCGGCGCAAAACCGCCCCAGCAAAGAGTATAAAAGTTTTGACCAAAAATTAGCCGCCGAAATTTTAGATGCCTCTTCGGGTTTGGGCGAAGCGGCCAAAAAAAGAGACCAGATGCAAAAAATGGCCGAAGCCAATAAAGCCTTCGCGCATTTTAGGTGGTAA
- the rpsL gene encoding 30S ribosomal protein S12: MPTISQLVRKGRTKKLSKVKATALRKIFNPQKRQIKNLPAPLKRGVCTIVKTMTPKKPNSALRKVARVRLSNKQEVTAYIPGIGHELAEHSIVLIRGGRVKDLPGVKYHIVRGKFDTSGVVGRRQGRSRYGTKAKGLGVSPKKEAAPVATEAAPVA, translated from the coding sequence ATGCCAACAATTTCGCAATTAGTCAGAAAAGGAAGAACGAAAAAACTAAGCAAAGTTAAGGCTACCGCCTTGCGGAAAATCTTTAATCCGCAGAAAAGACAAATCAAGAATTTGCCCGCGCCTCTTAAACGAGGTGTTTGCACGATCGTTAAAACCATGACGCCCAAAAAGCCTAATTCGGCTTTAAGAAAAGTCGCCAGGGTAAGACTTTCCAACAAACAAGAAGTGACCGCTTATATTCCCGGTATCGGTCATGAACTGGCAGAACATTCGATTGTTTTAATAAGAGGCGGGCGGGTTAAGGACTTGCCGGGAGTAAAATATCATATTGTCAGGGGGAAATTTGATACCAGTGGTGTTGTGGGCCGGAGACAAGGAAGGTCAAGATACGGAACTAAAGCTAAAGGGTTAGGTGTTAGTCCGAAGAAAGAAGCGGCGCCCGTGGCTACGGAAGCGGCACCGGTGGCTTAA